One Streptosporangium becharense genomic window, GGCGAGGCCGCCCGCACCCCCAGGGCGGACGGCGCGGGGGCGGGGGCGGGCCTCGGGCTGGCGATCGCCCGGGGCATCGTCGAGGCGCACCAGGGCTCGATCGGCGTCGTCAACACCGGTCCCGGCTGCCGCTTCGAGATCCGCCTGCCCCTGTCGGCCTGAGGCCGGCTTGAGCGACCCGGCCGGCGGAACCCGTCACGGGGTGGCGGCCCCGTTGGACGCCGGTGCCTGGGAGACGTCCCGGTCGGGGGGCGTCGTCGCAGAGGAGACCGGCTCGCCGGGCTCGCCGGGCCTCACCGGGACCATGAGGGTCATCCGGGCACACTGGCCGTCGTCGGGCTCGACCCGCTGGCAGGAGGTGAGCCTCCTGCTGGTGCCCAGGCATTCGACCATCGCGCGGAACGTCGGGCACGGCCAGCGCCACATGCAGCTCCGGCAGCGCAGGATGGGGTTGGCGGCGTCGCTGGTGATGCCGCCCGCGTCACGCGGCTGATGGAGGTCGAGCAACCTCACTCCGAGCGTGGCGAAGTCGAGCAGCTCCTCGCGTGCCCCCTCCAGGAAGTCGAGGTCTTCGACCGACAGGTGCGTTCTCACCGGGATGTATCCCTCGTGGTTCACCAGGCTCCGCAGGGAACTGGCGGCGTCGCGCCACGAGGTGGCCTTGTCGGTGCGGGCGATCATGGACTCCAGGTGGTTCCGGAGCCGTTGCCGCTGCAGATCCTCAGGCAGGTCTGTGTTCATCGATGCGTTCGAGCCCGTTTCTGTAACTCAACGGCCGCCGCTGGCGTGGCGCAGCGGCGGTCGGGAGGCCCCGGGTCTCCTCCCATTTTCCGGCCAAGCAGGCGTTGCGCTGTGTCAAGTCTCGCGCACCGAGGGTTTCCATGAGACCGAAACCGGGGACAAAGGGCCGGACGACTCGGGTTGACCGAGAGAACGTGACCAGCGGCTCCGGCGCCGCTAGTGTGCCCGCTGTGGAGCTAAAAGTCGCAACTCGATCTCATGCCGGACACGCCGTGATGGCCGTCGTCGGTGAGATCGATCTTTATACCGCGCCCCGCCTGCAGGCCGAGTTCGCCCGGCTGCTCGACGAGGGCCGCACCACCCTCGTGGTCCTCGACATGTCCGCCGTGGAGTTCTGTGACTCCACCGGCATGAACGTCCTGCTCTCCGCCCTCAAGCGGCTGCGCGAGCGTGGCGGCACGCTGGAGGTCGCCGGGCCCCGGCCGGCCGTGCGCAAGATCCTCCAGGTCACGGGCCTCGACTCGGTGTTCGTCGTGCACGACGCGGTGCCCGAGAAGCTGTTGACGTCCGAACCTCAGGGATGATGACCGGCACCGCGGCGATCATCCCCGCCAAGAACGAGGAGGAACGGATCGCGGCCACCGTGGCCGCGGCGCTGGCCCTGCCCGGGGTCGATCTCGTCGTGGTCGTCGATGACGGCTCGACCGACCGGACGGGCCGGGCGGCCAAGGCCGCCGGCGCCCGCGTCGTACGCCACAGCCGCAACCGCGGCAAGGCGGCCGCGATGGAGAGCGGCGCCGAGGCGGTGCGTGTGCTCGACGGCGACGACCCTCGCCATCTGCTGTTCCTGGACGCCGACCTCGGCGAGAGCGCCCGCACGGCCGCACCGCTGATCGAGCCGGTCACCGCGGGTGAGGCCGACATGACGATCGCCGTGTTCGTCACCCGCGTGAAGCTCGGCGGCCACGGCTTCGTCGTGCGCCTGGCCCGCGGAGGGGTCGAACGCGCCACCGGCTGGAGCCCCTCCCAGCCGCTCAACGGCCAGCGTTGCCTGACCAGGGCCGCCTTCCAGGCCGCCCTGCCGCTGGCCCGCGGCTTCGGAGTGGAGACCGGTCTCACCATCGACCTGCTCCGCAAGGGCTTCCGGGTGCGGGAGGTGCCGGTGGAGATGGCGCACCGCGCCACCGGCACCGACTGGAGGGCCCAGCTCCACCGGGCCAGGCAGTTCCGCGACGTGGCCTGCGCTCTCCTCACCCGCAGGTGACCGGGTCCCGTCCGGGCAGCGGGCGGGATGTGCTGGAATTTGCGGGTGACTCGGGAAGCGTCGGTCGTCGACCGCGGGCGGGGCCGCACGGGCGGCCCGACCCGGTGGTCCGCCGTCGCCGCGTACGGGGCCATGGGGCTCTCTGCCGTGCTGACGGTCCTGATCGGGTTGCTGGGCCCCTCGGCCATGGTGCCCCGCCTGCCGGGCCCGTCCTGGCACCCCCCCTACTCGCTCCAGGCCGATCCCGGCCCCCATCTCGTCATCGCCATGGGTGCGGCGGCGATCCTGCTCGGCGGGGCGGGACTGGCCGCGGCGCTGCGGTCGCCCTGGCGACCCGATCCGCGCTGGCCGCTCATGGCCGGCTGCGCCGTCGCGGCGCTGCTCGCCCTCCTGCCGCCCTCCGGCTCGGCCGACCACCTCAACTACGCCGCCTACGGCCGTCTGGCCGCCCTCGGCCACGACCCGTACGCGGTCACGCCCGCCGAACTGCCCGCCGACCCGGTGACCGGCGCGGTACAGGAGTGGACCGGGGTGACGAGCGTCTACGGCCCGGTGGCGACCGCCGTGCAGGCACTCGCGAGCCTGGCCGGGGGAGACTCGGTCAGGTTGACGGTCTTCGCGATGGCCCTGGTCAACGCGGCGGCGTTCATCGGCACCGCGTTGCTGCTGCACCGCCTCACCGCAGGCGACCCCGAACTGCGGCTGCGGGCGGTGCTGCTGTGGGCGGCCAACCCGTTGATGATCTATCACCTGTCGGCCGGGATGCACGTCGACACCCTCGCCGTCGCCTGCATGGTCGCCGCGCTCATGGCCGGCGGTGCCCGGTCGGGGCTGCTGCTGGGGCTCGGCATCGGGGTCAAACTGAACGCCGGGCTCGTCGCGCTCGGCCCCGCCTGGGAGCTGCGCCGCTCGCCCGCCCGGCTCGCCGTCGTGGCCGGCACCGCGACGGCGACCGTGGCGGCCGTCTACGCGCTCGCCGGATCGCACGCGTTCGACCAGGTGAGCGCCGCGAGCAGGAAGGTCTCCCTGGCCACGCCCTGGCAGCTGGTCAAGGGCGGCCTCCAGGGGGTGTTCGGGCCGGGCGCCTACTCGGCGTGGATCCAGGCGGGTTCGCTGATCCTGCTGGCGGCCCTGGCCTGGGCGATGTTGCGGGCCGTGCCCGCCCGCACCGCCCCGGCGGTCGCCGCGGTGCTGGTGGTCGCCTGGCTGTTCGCCGCCCCGTACGCGCTGCCCTGGTACGACGGCCTGGCCTTCGCGCTGCTGGCGATGGCCTCCTGGCCCGCCCTGGAGGGCTTCATGGTGGCGCGGGTGACCGTGCTGTCGCTGGGCTACCTGCCGGCCAGGGAGATCCTCCGCCCCGCGGACCTGGAGTGGACCAAGACCCTGCTCAGGGAGACGGCGGTGCCGTGGACGCTGCTGGCGTTGACGGCCGCTCTGCTGTGGTGGGCGGTGAGAGCTGCAACACGCGCACACAGGCGGCCAGGGTCAGCGGCACCGCGACCGTGAGCGCCATCGCCGGGATCGCGATGCCCGAGTCGTTCATCAGGAAGCCGATCAGCGCGCAGGCCAGCGCTCCCAGCAGCCCGGCGCGCAACGCGGGGGCCAGCGCGTAGGCCCGCCCCAGCGCCGGGGCACCCCATCGCGACGGCCGGTTCAGCACCAGGAACAGGAACGCCAGCGCCACCAGTGAGAGCAGCGACAGCGACCAGTTGCCCACCGTGACCCCGATCATCGCCCGGAACTTGCGGCCGACCACGGTCCAGGCCTCCCCGTCGAGCACCTGCTGGACGAACACCCCCAGATGGGTACGCCGGTCGGCGGGCCTGAGCCAGTCGGCCACCGCGATGGCCCCGATCAGCAGGCCACCGGCCAGGCCGACCAGGCCGAGCTTGACCGGCGAGACCCGGCTGCCGGACAGCAGGATCAGCAGCACGGCCACCCCGACGAGGAACGCCGGCACCCCGCCGAAGTCGGCACCCCAGGCAGGCCAGCCGTCCGCGAACACCGCGAACCCACCGTAGACGGCGCACACCGCGAGCGCGAGCGCCCGGCGTCCCCGCGAGAGCAGCCACTGGGCGACACCGGCCAGCGCCAGGATCGTGCCGGCCGAGAAGACGGCGAAGGCGATGTTGCTGAACCCGTAGAAGCGTCCGCCGATGATGGGCTCGTAGCCGGTGACCGCGTTCACCTGGAGTGCGGAGCCGGTCATCACGTCGGCCAGCAGTGCCACCGAGGTGATTGCGGCGACCGCGGTCAACGGGCCCAGCGGATGTGCCCGCCAGGGCCCGGCGAAGGCCAGGGCGGCGATCGCGCAGGCGATGCCGAGGATCGTCACGATCACCCCGGCCATCGGGACGGGCAGGCTCCACCACGGCACGAGCTGCGCCAGGAACGTCGAGACGGCGACGGCGCCGCTGACC contains:
- a CDS encoding glycosyltransferase family 2 protein; the encoded protein is MTGTAAIIPAKNEEERIAATVAAALALPGVDLVVVVDDGSTDRTGRAAKAAGARVVRHSRNRGKAAAMESGAEAVRVLDGDDPRHLLFLDADLGESARTAAPLIEPVTAGEADMTIAVFVTRVKLGGHGFVVRLARGGVERATGWSPSQPLNGQRCLTRAAFQAALPLARGFGVETGLTIDLLRKGFRVREVPVEMAHRATGTDWRAQLHRARQFRDVACALLTRR
- a CDS encoding STAS domain-containing protein, which encodes MELKVATRSHAGHAVMAVVGEIDLYTAPRLQAEFARLLDEGRTTLVVLDMSAVEFCDSTGMNVLLSALKRLRERGGTLEVAGPRPAVRKILQVTGLDSVFVVHDAVPEKLLTSEPQG
- the mptB gene encoding polyprenol phosphomannose-dependent alpha 1,6 mannosyltransferase MptB — encoded protein: MTREASVVDRGRGRTGGPTRWSAVAAYGAMGLSAVLTVLIGLLGPSAMVPRLPGPSWHPPYSLQADPGPHLVIAMGAAAILLGGAGLAAALRSPWRPDPRWPLMAGCAVAALLALLPPSGSADHLNYAAYGRLAALGHDPYAVTPAELPADPVTGAVQEWTGVTSVYGPVATAVQALASLAGGDSVRLTVFAMALVNAAAFIGTALLLHRLTAGDPELRLRAVLLWAANPLMIYHLSAGMHVDTLAVACMVAALMAGGARSGLLLGLGIGVKLNAGLVALGPAWELRRSPARLAVVAGTATATVAAVYALAGSHAFDQVSAASRKVSLATPWQLVKGGLQGVFGPGAYSAWIQAGSLILLAALAWAMLRAVPARTAPAVAAVLVVAWLFAAPYALPWYDGLAFALLAMASWPALEGFMVARVTVLSLGYLPAREILRPADLEWTKTLLRETAVPWTLLALTAALLWWAVRAATRAHRRPGSAAPRP